ATTTTATGCTTACGTATATACTGGCTGCAGAGCAGGGTGTAATTTTTTAAAAGTTTCATATTGTATTGCATAAACTTGTCCCCTTTTTTGATTCGGGGTATAGTTTTTACTCGGGATGTTCCTTACAAAGGTATTAACAAATTGTCCATAAGATTCACACCATCCTAGCGCAGTAAAAGCTGTAGACGCAACCCCGATAGACGGTAAATACGCATTATTTAATGGAACTCTAATTGGATGGTTCATAATATCTGCCAGCATCTGACACCAATTATTGCTCTTTGATGCTCCACCAATTAATGTAATCGTACGTTGGTTACTTAAATCATACATTTCTAGTGTTTGTTTTAAGGAAAAAGTGACACCCTCCAAGGCTGCACGTGCTAGATCTTTCCGCTCTGTATGTGGTGTGATTCCCCAATATGCACCTTTTGCTTGTGGATCAATCATTGGGTTACGTTCCCCGTTCAAATAAGGTAAAAATAATACACCACCACTACCTGGCTCAGCTTCTTCGATTAAAGTTTCAAATGCTTCGTATTTATTTGCATCCTTTTGATCAATATACGATTGGACTGCCCACTTGTGGACATTCCCAACATTAAGTAATGGTGTAACCGATATACGATGTGACTTTTCTACAAAAGCCAGATTAAAATGGCTTTCTGATAATGAGTCTAACTGTCCTTTATTTCTTTCTACGATTGCTAGCCAGCCTGTTGTACCCATATAAAAATAACAATCATTTTCATGAACTGCACCAGCTCCGAGTGTGGTAGCTCCCGCATCACCACTTCCATTTATGACAATTGTAGATGTCGAAAATCCGGTTATTTCACTAGCTTCTTTAGTGATTGTTCCAACTACACTATCTGCTTCCAGTAATTTAGGTAATTTTCCTTCATCAATTCTACAAGTTTGAGTGATCGTCTCGTTCCATAAGCGGTTTTTAAGATCCATCATTCCAGTAGTTGCTGCGGTTATTGGATCTGTGACTGCTTCTTTAGTCAGTTTATAAATAACATAGTCCTTTGAACAAAATACAAATTTCTTTGTATTTTCATATTGGTTAGGCGAATGATTTTCTAACCATTTAATTTTTGCAAGTGGTGTTGAGGCACTTACGTTATTACCTGTATGAATGCGAATTTCCGGATATTGCTTATGTACCCATTCTGCTTCATTTTCAGCTCTAGTATCAGCGTATAAAATAGCGCGATACTTAGCCTGTTCACTAATTGAAATTACATCTTCCATTTGACCTGAAAATGTTATTGCTTGAACAGATTCAGGAGAAATTCCGTTTTTCCACCAAAGAGATGCAATATGGATTATAGCCTCCCACCAATCCTCTGGTTGTTGTTCAATCATTCCTTCCTCAGATACAAAGGTTGTTAACTCAACCGAATGTTCTTCCATAAGTTGCACGTCTTTATCAACTAAAATACCTTTTACTGCTGATGTTCCAATATCAAAAACAGCTACATATGTCATATTACCCCCACTTTTTCTACGATTGTTTTAAATCACCAATAATACCATATTATACTGGATATGCTTTTAAAGGAAATAGCCTAGGTAGAGAATATAAGTGTTGAAGCAGTTAAAAGCTGGGGAAAGAGGCTAGGAGGAAGCTGAGGAGCAAGGGTTGATGTGGAGGGGGGGAATTGCTCACTAATCTGCTCCATTGGATAAAAGCATGATCTTGCCAATACGTCATTACAGTCATTCGATTGAACCACTTATGTCATCCTCTTGATCCGCCTCGGGCAAGAAAATGATTCATCTGAGACACAGTTGACCTATCCTCCTATATAACGAAGACGCACATGAGTGCCAATTTATTTATAGGAGTTTTTTGTGATTAAGTATGTAAAATCTGTAATCATAAAGAGTAACAAGAAGCCCCACAAAATTCGGTGAGTTAAAATCTCCAGGGATGGAAGAATGAAGTATCCCCCAATAAAGCCTCAGAAGATACAGGAACAAAAGTGGCGAATCTTTTTGCATTTGTACTTGATCAATCCACAGTGGAAGAAATTGAGAGAACCCTTTTTGGCTAAGAATGGCTGGAAACATCAATAGAGAGGGTTTGGGAAACTGTATCACGGCTTAACTCATCCGAAACAAATTGTCGAAACTATATGACGTGAGATATAGATTTTCCGTTAGGACTATTCCACTAGAAACTTTCTATTAATCAGTAGTTCAATATAACAATACTTTCGAAAGTATTTTGCACTATAAATCATGCAAATTGGAATATGGATATTATAGTTTATATGACTTATTATGAAAATAATAAAACATGTAGGAAGTGATTTAATGAGTTTGATGGATACTATTGAGCGTATTCCTTTTCAACTTAAGAAAATTGTTGAAAACCAAGATAATATCAGCAATAATTTAGAAAGTATTTTGGAAGCGCATAAGAAGTTGAAAAGAATTGTTCTTGTTGCGTCTGGTACATCTTACAACGCAGCATTTACGACAAAAAATTTTGCAGAAAATGTAATCGGTTTCCCGGTGGAGATTATTTACCCAAATATGTTTGTGCAATATTATAATTACGATTTGTTGGATGAAGATAATTTATATATTTTTATTTCACAGGGTGGTAAAACAAAACTAGTATACGAAGGTTTAAATCTTGTTAAAACAAAGGGGTATCGAACCATCTCACTTACCGAAAAATTGGGTACCCCAATTGCTCAACTAGCTGATGTTTCACTAGAAATTGGTTCTGAACATGAAGAATATCTATACAGAACACTTGGATATTCTGCGACTTGTGCCACATTATATTGGTTATTCATTTCTATATCAAAGATTTACAGTAAAGTATCTGATAATGAAGTCGAAGCATATGTACAAGATTACAATTTGATGGTTGATAACTTGTTTACTGTTAAACAAAACACATTTAAATGGTATAGAGAAAATAAATTTCAATTAATGCGAAAGTCTAACTTTATATTTTCAGGAACAAATGATTTGTGGCCAGTAGCTCAGGAAGCAGATATTAAGTTTATGGAAATGCTACCCATCTTTACAAATAGCTTCGAATTAGAAGAGCTCATCCATGGCCCTCAAAATGCATTTGATACTAATATCGGATATTTTATATTAAGTAGAACGAATGAGAATTATGAAAAGGCAGATAAAATTTCTAACTTTATTAACCAGGAAATATCTAAGTGTTACTTAATCGGGGATAATTCAAAATCCGATTTTAATATAGCTCCGAAAAGTAAGGATTTCAGCAGTCTAGAATATATTACTTTTTTCCAAGTATTGGCTTATCTATTAGCGACAGATAAAGGTCGAGACTTAACCAAGGGGATATATCCTCAAGTGGTGAATTATATAAACAAGTCAATATAAACACAAAATAAGGCAGGTTTTGTAAATGAAAAAAATATTAGTGGCTACACATGCTAGGTTTGCAGAGGGAATCGTTTCATCTATTAATTTAATATTGGGTGAACAGGAAAATTTACATTTCATCAATGCATATGTCGAAGAAACACCTTTTAATGAAAAACTAGAAAGCTTCTTAAATGAAAACGTTACGGATGAAGATAAACTTGTTATCTTCTCAGATATATTCGGTGGAAGTGTTAACCAGACTATTCTCAGATACCTCGATAGAAAAAATGTTTATGTTATTTCAGGAGTGAACCTTCCAGTACTTTTAGAAGTAGTCATGCTTGAAAAGGGTAATTTAACAGAGGCTAGACTCAAAGAAATTGTGAATAGTTCTAAAGACCAAATTATCTTTGCAAACGATGAAATGAAAAAGCTTCATACAACCCAAGATGATGATTTTGATATCTGATAAATGAATGGAGGAGTTAGAAAATGATTATAAAAATGAGAATTGATGATCGCTTACTACATGGACAGGTAGCATACAGCTGGAAATCAGCTTTATCCTATGAAGCTATAGTAATAGCTGACGATAATGCAGTAAATGATGAAGTAAGAAAAATGGCACTAAAGATGAGTAACCCGGACGGGGTAAGACTTGCAATTCGAACAATAGAAGATGCTGCAAAACTAGTTCAAAATCCAAAACTTCAAGCAATGAAAGTTTTCGTTATATTTTCTAATCCAAAGGCAGCTTATGAATTTATTGAAAAAATTAATGAAAAACCTGTACTAAATGTTGGTGGGATGCAAAAGCAAGAAGACAAAGTGTTACTATCACCTGCTGTATATGTATCTAAAGAAGATATCTCATATTTAGATAAAATCCAGGAAAAAGGTATTGAAATTGAAGTACGTCAAGTTCCAGATGAAAAGTCAAAAAACTATACAACTTTAAAAAATAAACTATCATTTTAAACCTTAAGAGAAGAGGGAAGCATTTATGCAAACAGCACTATTAGTAGGTTTAATCTTAGCAGTTCTATGGTTTATAGAAAAGATGTTAGGTACACCAATGGTCATTAGGCCAATTGTTGTTTCAACAATTATTGGTGCGGCCTTAGGTGATCTGCAAACAGGTATTTTAGTAGGGGCATCATTAGAATTAATATTTATGGGATTCATACAAGTTGGTGGCGCAGTTCCACCAGATGTACTAGTTGGAGCAGGTCTAGGTACAGCATTTGCAATTATGAGTGGAAGTGGTACTGAAGTTGCTTTAGCCTTGGCATTGCCAATCGCATTATTAGCGCAGTCTCTAAAAGTTATCGTATTTATTGTACGAAGCTGGTTCATGAACTTTGCAATGAGATTAGCTGGGTCAGCAAATATTAAGGGACTGGTCACCTTAAATATGGCTGGACTTATACTGCAATGTGCAATGTATTTTGTTGTTGGCTTTGTAGCAATTCTATTCGGCTCTACAGCAGTTGAAGGATTTGTCAATAACATACCTGAATCAATTATGAGTGGGTTAGAGGTTGCAGGTGGACTATTGCCAGCTGTTGGCTTTGCATTATTGCTATTACCAATGATGAAGAAAACAAACATTCTATACTTCCTACTGGGTTTTGCTTTATTTGCCTATATGAATCTACCAATCTTAGGAATCACCCTATTTGGTGTAGTTCTTGCATTCATCATCGTTTACGAAATGAAAAATAAAGAAGTAGAAGTAGCAGGAAATAATGGCACTAATAAACCAACAGATGAGGAGGACCTATTCGATGTCTGAGAAAAAGAAAATGAGCAAAGATGAAAAGAAACTAATGCGAGAAATATTTTGGAGTTCTTTCATGCTAGAAGCATCCTACAACTATGAAAGACAGCAGGCACTTGGCTTCTCAATCGGTATGTGGCCGGCCATTAAGCGCTATTACAAGAACAAAAAAGATCAAGCAGATGCACTAGAACGTCACATGAATATATTTAATACAACACCTCATGTGGTGACAACTATAACTGGGGTTGCAACAGCACTTGAAAAAGAAGCAAGTAAGAACCCTTCATTTGATAAAAACATCATCAATAATGTAAAAGTTGGGTTAATGGGACCATTTGCTGGAATCGGTGATTCACTATTTTGGGGAACACTAAGAATTATCGCGGTTGGTATTGGGTTATCCTTAGCACAACAAGGCAGTATTTTAGGTCCAATTATTTTCTTATTACTATTCAATATTCCCCACATGTTGATTCGTTACTATGGCGGAGTGCTTGGGTATAAATTCGGAACGCAAATCATGGATAGAGCTAATAACTCCGGAATCATGCAAAAGATATCAAAAGGAGCTACCATAGTGGGCTTGATGGTAATAGGCGCTATGACCGCCTCGATGGTAAAACTAGAATCGTCACTTGTATTTTCAGTCGGAGAAGAAAAAATTCCAATGCAAGATTATCTAGATCAAATTTTTCCATTATTATTACCGTTACTTTACACCATCTTTATGTACTATTTATTAAAAAAGGGTATGAAACCAACAACCATTTTACTTGTAACAATCGCAATTGGTATTGGTGGATCTTTATTGGGTATCATCTAATAAAAAGGCTTAGTCTGTGATAAAATTACTGTAATCCACTGATTACAGTAATTTTATTAGGAGGGTTCTGTCATGTTAGATTTGAACAGAAGGCAACTATTAATTTTAAATGAACTCTTTCAACAAGAAATCAGAACCGCAGCTAATCTAGCTTTAGTTGTAGAGGCTTCGGTTAGGACTGTTAAAAATGATATTTCTATTCTAAGAAAAAAATTGAATAAACATGAAATCACTATAGATTCTGGACCTAATAAAGGCTATCAGTTAATTTATCCTAATAGTTCCTCCAAAGATTATCTCTCACAATTTATTTCGCAAGTAGACATAAAAAGATTGAATCTGTTTAAACGAAATAACTATGAACGAATATTTTTTATTATTAGAACCCTATTATTAAGTAAAAACTATATAAAATTGGATGAACTAGCAGGCAAAATGTTTGTTAGTCGCTCTACGTTAAATGGGGATATGACAGAAGTAAAGCGTATCCTTGCAAATTATCAATTAGATTTAGATTCAAAAGCTAATTACGGAATCGTTATTCAGGGACATGAACTAAATAAAAGAATTTGCATTGCCGAACATTTCTTTCATAACAAGACAACTTTTGAAAACAGTAAGGGAATTGACCTAAAAGATTATGGTTTAAATCAGGCTATCATTCCTGTAATTGAAAAACAACTGCGATTGATTTGTGAACAAAATCAGATTATCTTATCTGATTTTTCTCTAAATAATATTGCAATACACGTCTTAATCTCTATCATTAGAAGCAAGTCTGGATATATGATTGAAGGATCAATACAGGCCGAACAAGAATTAAAGAGTGAATATCCTGATATTTATTTAGCTAGTAAAAAACTATGTATAACAATCAATCTAATTTTTAATACCAAGTTAAATGATGGTGATATTGCTTATATTGGAATGCATTTAGAGGGTAAGCAACTCTTGCATAAAAGAGGAGTCAAAAACGATAAATTAGAGGAAGTAAATCAAGTTCTAAAGAATATCTATATGGAAATCAAAAATAACTTTGATATTGATATTTCATCGGATCCAATTTTAAATGAAAATCTTGCACCTCATATTCTTCAAATGGTAAGAAGAATTAACAATAGAATGGTATTAAGAAATCCCGTCGTACACGAAAACCTTCAAAAGTATCTTTTTGCCACTAAGGTTACGATATCTGCCACAAAGGTTATTGAAGATTATTATGATATTAAAATTAATCTGGATGAATTTGGCTACCTAGTTCTTTACTTTAATGTAGCGTTACGAAATTTAAGGAAGAAGGAAAAAATTATCATTTGTTTGGTTAGTGGGCGCGGTCGTGCGGAAACGATTATGTATATCCATGAGTTGAAGGAAAATTTTCCAGAAGATGCCTATCAACTAATTAACTATGATTCAATAGATGATGCAATTGAAAATATTAATAGAATTGACATTTTAGTATCTTCCTATGAAATAAAGATTTCGCGACCAATACCACAGGTTGCTATAGAGAAGGGGAATTATATTAAAAACATCCGTAGGATCATTAATCAACTTGATCTCTATAAATTGGATATCAATAAATATTTCAATCCGGAATACTCCAATCTCCAGTTAGAAGGAGAAGATAAGGAAAGTATCCTATATAATATTGTGGAGGATCTCAAACGCTTAAAAATAATAGAACCACATATTTCGGTTGATACCCCTTTTTTTATATCACATGAGATTGGTAATAATATTGTCCATCTCCAGGATCTGCATAAAATATGTAGGAAGCCTATTTGCTATATTGCAGTACTTAAAACACCAATAATTTGGGATAAGGATATTATTAAAGTATTGTTTCTTATAAAGACTAAAAGAGATGGCGATCACAATCTAAATATTTTATGCAGTATGTTCTCCAATTGGACGCAAGACAAAGAAAAGGTTAATAGGCTAATCAATAATAAAGAATATAAATTATTTATGGTTGATATTCAAAACTTTTAACATGAAAGATAAGGGATGAGAAATGAAAAGAATGACTACTGATTTACTTTTAATAGTTGTGGGAGGGTTTATTTTCTCCATAGGTGTTAATTATTTTGTTATCCCAAATTCTCTTTCAGAAGGAGGGATTCTCGGCCTAACTGTAATCGCTCATTATCTATTCGGATGGTCGACAGGATTAATAAATTTAGTTTTAAATCTATCCCTTTTATTAATAGGTTATAAATTTTTTGAAAGAAAAGTGTTGTACTATACATTGTTTTCCATTTTATCATCTTCCATACTTTTGTTTCTTACGGAGAATCAAAGCTGGATTTTAACAGAAGACACATTACTTTCTGCTGTTTTTGCTGGTTTGTTTGTTGGAATTGGTCTAGGATTAATATTTCGATCTGGCGGAACTAATGGTGGTACAACCGTACTAGCCAGAATAGCTAATGAGTATTTGGGGCTAACAATAGGAAAAGCTATGCTATATATTGATATCATCGTTGTGTTAGGTTCTGTATTTGTTATTGGAGTAGACAAAGGAATGTATACACTTATTTCCGTATATATAGGTGCAAAGGTTATTGACTTTTTCGTAGATGGCATGGATGAAAAAGTGGCTGTCTTCATTATGTCAAACCATGCCGATAGAATCGCCAATAATATCTTACACAGAATGTCTAGGGGAATTACCATCTTAGATGGATACGGAGGGTATACCGGTGATGATAAAAAGGTTCTATATATTGTTATCAACAGAACAGAATTAATTAAGATCAAAAGGCTAATTAAAGAGATTGATGATAATGCTTATGTTACTGTTCATCAGGTACAGGAAATTATACGGAAAGGCTATAAAGCTCCTATTATAGAAAAATAACCGGGCAGTTACCATACTTCTGTACTAGAAGATATTTTCCCCCAAAATTAGTCAGGTTCTGGGGGAGTTCCCAATTTATTTGAACAAATTATGATTCAAGACAGTTTTGAAACAGTTACTAACATTGCTGGAGATGGAGCTATGGTCGCATTCGCTATAAAGTAAGCCTTTCTGAGCTAACTAAGGTCATTGAAAATAAATACAGAACAGTATTCTATCGACTTTAATCTCATGAATTATAAAATTCAAGAAAAAACACAGCTCTATCATTAGAGTCTGTGTTTTTTTAAAATACGGATTTTTTATTTTTAGGAAAATAAGTTTATAGATATTATGATAATTGGCATAGCAAATACATCAATTAGAAATGCTCCAACAAGTGGAACGATTAGAAAAGCTTTTTGAGATGGTCCGAACTTGGAAACAATTGCATCCATGTTCGCCATGGCATTTGGAGTTGCACCTAGGCCGTGACCGGCAAATCCACCAACCATAACAGCTGCATCATAGTTCTTTCCGAGCCATCTAAATAAAATGAATGTACTGAATAACACTACAAACAAGACTTGAATAAGTACGATCGCTAGTAATGGAAGAGCTAGATCAACGACTTCCCATAATTTAATACTCATTAATGCCATAGAGAGGAATATACTTAACGTTATATCTCCGATGATACTAATGCTTTTCATTTCAACCACTTTATTATTATATTTATCCAAAATATTGCGAACAATAACCGCTACAAACATTGCACTTACGTAATCTGGCAGTGCAAATCCAGTTAAATCAGTGAACCACGTACCTAAATACGAACCAACTGCCATACATAATGCAATAATGAAAACTTGCATCATAAATGATGTTGAAGTGACGTCAGATACTTCATTATGAGCTTCTACTACAGTTTCTTCTGTTTTCACAGGTTTTAAATTATATTTATTGATTAGGAATTTAACAATTGGTCCACCAACTAATCCACCGGCAACTAACCCAACTGTTGCTGCAGCAAGTCCAATCGTTAAAGCGCCATCGAATCCCATTTCTTCTATGGTCGTACCAAATGCGGTTGCTGCACCATGTCCACCCTCCATGGATGTTGCACCAACCATTACACCTAATATAGGATCTAAATTAAATAATGTAGCAAAGGAAATACCAATAACATTTTGTACTAATGCTAATATTCCACATGCAAGCCAATATATAACAAGAAGCTTACCGCCTAATTTTATCAGGCTAAAACTTGCACCAAGTCCGACTGTTGTAAAGAAAGTAAGCATAAATAGTCCTTGTAAGGAAGTATCTAAATTGATATTGACAATATCAAAGCCTTTAAGGAATGTAATAACTGCTGCAAATAATAGCCCACCGACTACAGGTGCTGGTATACAAAATCTATCTAAGAATTTAATTCGTTTATTTAAGACAGTTCCAATCATAAAAACAGCTAATGCTAAAAATATTGTTGTTACCTGATTGAATTCAATTATCATTCATTATCCTCCTTCATTCCATTTTTAATAGTTCGATTAAAGTTTTGTAAAACTTCGGCGACTAGATATGCGGCTAATCGTGTTGTTTTATCATGCTCATCAACAAGTGGATTTACTTCTGATATATCAAAACTCAATGTATTTTTTTGAGAGACAATGTATTTAAGTAATTTCCTTACTACTTTTGAGCTTAATCCAAATGGTCCAGGCGCACTTACTCCCGGTGCTTCACTTATAGCGATAGAATCCGTACACAATGTTAAGATGATAGCATCATGACTTTTACTAAAACGATCAATCGCTTTATATACTTGATCATTTTGATTCTCAGTTACTTCCTCTTCTAATAAATAGGTACACCCTAAGCGATCTGCTTCCAGAAATAATGATTCGGTATTA
This region of Oceanobacillus sp. FSL K6-2867 genomic DNA includes:
- a CDS encoding PRD domain-containing protein, with amino-acid sequence MLDLNRRQLLILNELFQQEIRTAANLALVVEASVRTVKNDISILRKKLNKHEITIDSGPNKGYQLIYPNSSSKDYLSQFISQVDIKRLNLFKRNNYERIFFIIRTLLLSKNYIKLDELAGKMFVSRSTLNGDMTEVKRILANYQLDLDSKANYGIVIQGHELNKRICIAEHFFHNKTTFENSKGIDLKDYGLNQAIIPVIEKQLRLICEQNQIILSDFSLNNIAIHVLISIIRSKSGYMIEGSIQAEQELKSEYPDIYLASKKLCITINLIFNTKLNDGDIAYIGMHLEGKQLLHKRGVKNDKLEEVNQVLKNIYMEIKNNFDIDISSDPILNENLAPHILQMVRRINNRMVLRNPVVHENLQKYLFATKVTISATKVIEDYYDIKINLDEFGYLVLYFNVALRNLRKKEKIIICLVSGRGRAETIMYIHELKENFPEDAYQLINYDSIDDAIENINRIDILVSSYEIKISRPIPQVAIEKGNYIKNIRRIINQLDLYKLDINKYFNPEYSNLQLEGEDKESILYNIVEDLKRLKIIEPHISVDTPFFISHEIGNNIVHLQDLHKICRKPICYIAVLKTPIIWDKDIIKVLFLIKTKRDGDHNLNILCSMFSNWTQDKEKVNRLINNKEYKLFMVDIQNF
- a CDS encoding PTS sugar transporter subunit IIA; this encodes MKKILVATHARFAEGIVSSINLILGEQENLHFINAYVEETPFNEKLESFLNENVTDEDKLVIFSDIFGGSVNQTILRYLDRKNVYVISGVNLPVLLEVVMLEKGNLTEARLKEIVNSSKDQIIFANDEMKKLHTTQDDDFDI
- a CDS encoding YitT family protein, translating into MKRMTTDLLLIVVGGFIFSIGVNYFVIPNSLSEGGILGLTVIAHYLFGWSTGLINLVLNLSLLLIGYKFFERKVLYYTLFSILSSSILLFLTENQSWILTEDTLLSAVFAGLFVGIGLGLIFRSGGTNGGTTVLARIANEYLGLTIGKAMLYIDIIVVLGSVFVIGVDKGMYTLISVYIGAKVIDFFVDGMDEKVAVFIMSNHADRIANNILHRMSRGITILDGYGGYTGDDKKVLYIVINRTELIKIKRLIKEIDDNAYVTVHQVQEIIRKGYKAPIIEK
- the gltS gene encoding sodium/glutamate symporter, which translates into the protein MIIEFNQVTTIFLALAVFMIGTVLNKRIKFLDRFCIPAPVVGGLLFAAVITFLKGFDIVNINLDTSLQGLFMLTFFTTVGLGASFSLIKLGGKLLVIYWLACGILALVQNVIGISFATLFNLDPILGVMVGATSMEGGHGAATAFGTTIEEMGFDGALTIGLAAATVGLVAGGLVGGPIVKFLINKYNLKPVKTEETVVEAHNEVSDVTSTSFMMQVFIIALCMAVGSYLGTWFTDLTGFALPDYVSAMFVAVIVRNILDKYNNKVVEMKSISIIGDITLSIFLSMALMSIKLWEVVDLALPLLAIVLIQVLFVVLFSTFILFRWLGKNYDAAVMVGGFAGHGLGATPNAMANMDAIVSKFGPSQKAFLIVPLVGAFLIDVFAMPIIIISINLFS
- a CDS encoding FGGY family carbohydrate kinase, giving the protein MTYVAVFDIGTSAVKGILVDKDVQLMEEHSVELTTFVSEEGMIEQQPEDWWEAIIHIASLWWKNGISPESVQAITFSGQMEDVISISEQAKYRAILYADTRAENEAEWVHKQYPEIRIHTGNNVSASTPLAKIKWLENHSPNQYENTKKFVFCSKDYVIYKLTKEAVTDPITAATTGMMDLKNRLWNETITQTCRIDEGKLPKLLEADSVVGTITKEASEITGFSTSTIVINGSGDAGATTLGAGAVHENDCYFYMGTTGWLAIVERNKGQLDSLSESHFNLAFVEKSHRISVTPLLNVGNVHKWAVQSYIDQKDANKYEAFETLIEEAEPGSGGVLFLPYLNGERNPMIDPQAKGAYWGITPHTERKDLARAALEGVTFSLKQTLEMYDLSNQRTITLIGGASKSNNWCQMLADIMNHPIRVPLNNAYLPSIGVASTAFTALGWCESYGQFVNTFVRNIPSKNYTPNQKRGQVYAIQYETFKKLHPALQPVYT
- a CDS encoding SIS domain-containing protein, which gives rise to MSLMDTIERIPFQLKKIVENQDNISNNLESILEAHKKLKRIVLVASGTSYNAAFTTKNFAENVIGFPVEIIYPNMFVQYYNYDLLDEDNLYIFISQGGKTKLVYEGLNLVKTKGYRTISLTEKLGTPIAQLADVSLEIGSEHEEYLYRTLGYSATCATLYWLFISISKIYSKVSDNEVEAYVQDYNLMVDNLFTVKQNTFKWYRENKFQLMRKSNFIFSGTNDLWPVAQEADIKFMEMLPIFTNSFELEELIHGPQNAFDTNIGYFILSRTNENYEKADKISNFINQEISKCYLIGDNSKSDFNIAPKSKDFSSLEYITFFQVLAYLLATDKGRDLTKGIYPQVVNYINKSI
- a CDS encoding PTS sugar transporter subunit IIB; this translates as MIIKMRIDDRLLHGQVAYSWKSALSYEAIVIADDNAVNDEVRKMALKMSNPDGVRLAIRTIEDAAKLVQNPKLQAMKVFVIFSNPKAAYEFIEKINEKPVLNVGGMQKQEDKVLLSPAVYVSKEDISYLDKIQEKGIEIEVRQVPDEKSKNYTTLKNKLSF
- a CDS encoding PTS sugar transporter subunit IIC; translated protein: MQTALLVGLILAVLWFIEKMLGTPMVIRPIVVSTIIGAALGDLQTGILVGASLELIFMGFIQVGGAVPPDVLVGAGLGTAFAIMSGSGTEVALALALPIALLAQSLKVIVFIVRSWFMNFAMRLAGSANIKGLVTLNMAGLILQCAMYFVVGFVAILFGSTAVEGFVNNIPESIMSGLEVAGGLLPAVGFALLLLPMMKKTNILYFLLGFALFAYMNLPILGITLFGVVLAFIIVYEMKNKEVEVAGNNGTNKPTDEEDLFDV
- a CDS encoding PTS system mannose/fructose/sorbose family transporter subunit IID yields the protein MSEKKKMSKDEKKLMREIFWSSFMLEASYNYERQQALGFSIGMWPAIKRYYKNKKDQADALERHMNIFNTTPHVVTTITGVATALEKEASKNPSFDKNIINNVKVGLMGPFAGIGDSLFWGTLRIIAVGIGLSLAQQGSILGPIIFLLLFNIPHMLIRYYGGVLGYKFGTQIMDRANNSGIMQKISKGATIVGLMVIGAMTASMVKLESSLVFSVGEEKIPMQDYLDQIFPLLLPLLYTIFMYYLLKKGMKPTTILLVTIAIGIGGSLLGII